One Candidatus Omnitrophota bacterium genomic window carries:
- the arsB gene encoding ACR3 family arsenite efflux transporter, with product MEHVIHEERRLSFFEKYLTGWVVLCIGAGIALGKLFPQVAVTLDQVSIYQVSIPIAICLFFMMYPIMVKIDFAEVIKAGKTPKPVLLTLFVNWCVKPFTMLGIAWLFLGVFFKGWLPGVEIVKGGAEVELFRSYIAGCILLGIAPCTAMVLIWGHLAKGNDGHTLVMVGINSLTMLFLYAPLGGWLLGVNKMPIPWQTIVLSVVIYVGLPLLLGYYSRKWLIAKKGFKWFEERFLRYLTPVSICALLTTLILLFSFKGGLIVDQPQVIFLIAVPLFIQTCLIFGLTYVIARRMGLSYRDAAPSALIGASNHFEVAIATATILFGLSSGAALATVVGVLIEVPVMLMLVKVCSRTRGWFC from the coding sequence ATGGAACATGTTATTCATGAAGAAAGACGGTTAAGTTTTTTTGAAAAATATCTTACCGGATGGGTTGTTCTTTGTATCGGAGCCGGAATAGCGCTTGGCAAGTTATTCCCTCAGGTCGCTGTTACGCTCGACCAAGTCTCGATCTATCAGGTGTCCATTCCAATTGCAATTTGCCTTTTTTTCATGATGTACCCGATCATGGTCAAGATCGACTTTGCCGAGGTTATTAAAGCGGGCAAGACGCCGAAGCCGGTCTTGCTTACGTTATTCGTTAACTGGTGCGTTAAGCCGTTCACCATGCTTGGTATTGCATGGTTGTTCCTGGGCGTGTTCTTTAAGGGATGGCTTCCGGGAGTGGAAATAGTGAAGGGCGGAGCGGAGGTCGAATTATTCAGATCGTATATTGCCGGGTGTATACTTTTGGGAATAGCTCCCTGTACGGCGATGGTGCTGATCTGGGGACATCTGGCCAAGGGTAATGATGGCCATACCCTCGTCATGGTCGGTATCAATTCCCTTACAATGCTTTTTCTTTACGCGCCTCTGGGCGGATGGCTTTTGGGCGTGAACAAAATGCCGATACCGTGGCAGACGATAGTCCTGTCCGTAGTTATATATGTCGGTTTGCCGTTACTCCTGGGGTATTATTCAAGAAAATGGCTGATCGCGAAAAAAGGCTTTAAATGGTTCGAGGAGAGATTTTTGCGTTATTTAACGCCGGTGTCAATATGCGCGTTACTTACTACGCTCATACTGCTTTTTTCTTTCAAGGGCGGACTTATTGTTGACCAGCCGCAGGTCATATTCCTTATCGCGGTCCCGCTTTTTATCCAGACATGCCTGATCTTCGGACTGACTTATGTTATTGCCAGGCGAATGGGGCTGTCTTACCGTGACGCCGCGCCATCGGCACTCATAGGGGCGAGCAACCATTTTGAGGTTGCTATTGCCACGGCTACGATATTGTTCGGGCTTTCCTCCGGCGCGGCCCTGGCCACGGTCGTAGGTGTCCTCATAGAGGTGCCGGTCATGCTGATGCTGGTCAAGGTATGTTCGCGGACCAGGGGCTGGTTCTGTTGA
- a CDS encoding aromatic aminobenezylarsenical efflux permease ArsG family transporter, producing MELLIASGSALWLGILTSISPCPLATNIAAVSFLSKKIAHPGLVLVSGLAYTLGRVVAYAVLGWIIISSLLSVPQAAQFLQKYLVKALGPLLMITGLFLLEVITIKLPGVALSQKHHNKLVESGAPGAFLLGLIFALAFCPVSAALFFGSLIPLALNSNVGTIFPFIYGVGTGLPVLMFAIAIALGVTSMSHWFNKITKLELYTRRITGVIFILVGLYYSGIYILKLF from the coding sequence ATGGAATTATTGATCGCTTCCGGATCAGCCTTGTGGCTGGGCATTTTAACTTCGATCAGCCCATGTCCATTGGCTACAAACATCGCGGCGGTGTCGTTCCTGTCAAAGAAGATCGCTCATCCGGGCCTTGTCCTCGTTTCAGGGCTCGCTTACACGCTGGGCAGGGTGGTCGCTTACGCGGTATTGGGATGGATCATCATCAGCTCTCTTTTAAGCGTGCCGCAGGCGGCGCAGTTTTTGCAAAAATACCTGGTGAAGGCTTTAGGACCGCTTTTGATGATTACGGGATTATTTTTATTGGAAGTGATCACGATAAAGTTGCCTGGCGTGGCATTGTCCCAAAAGCATCATAATAAGCTGGTGGAGTCCGGCGCGCCGGGGGCTTTTCTTTTGGGTCTTATATTCGCCTTGGCGTTTTGTCCGGTCTCCGCGGCGTTATTCTTCGGAAGCCTTATTCCTTTGGCGCTTAACAGCAACGTGGGAACGATATTTCCGTTTATTTATGGGGTGGGAACAGGGCTTCCGGTCTTGATGTTCGCTATCGCGATCGCGTTAGGTGTTACTTCAATGAGCCATTGGTTTAATAAGATCACGAAGCTAGAACTTTATACCCGCAGAATAACCGGAGTGATCTTTATTCTTGTCGGGTTGTATTATTCCGGAATTTATATCCTGAAGCTGTTCTAG
- a CDS encoding nitrophenyl compound nitroreductase subunit ArsF family protein, which produces MRKTLFAFLAVLVLANVCAADTVQVRSPEKATVYYFHGSFRCPTCKAMEQYSKEAVETNFKDALASGEVEFKSVNVEKRGNEHFVEDYKLYTKTLILSMTKDGKEVKSKDLDKIWELARNKQKFIDYVTSEVKAFMKDAQ; this is translated from the coding sequence ATGAGAAAGACGCTGTTCGCTTTTCTCGCGGTCCTGGTCCTTGCGAACGTTTGTGCCGCGGATACTGTTCAGGTCCGGTCGCCGGAAAAGGCGACTGTATATTATTTTCACGGGTCGTTCCGGTGCCCGACATGTAAAGCTATGGAACAATATTCAAAAGAAGCTGTCGAAACTAATTTCAAGGATGCCCTGGCTTCGGGGGAGGTCGAGTTCAAGTCGGTTAATGTGGAGAAGCGGGGCAATGAGCATTTCGTGGAAGACTATAAGCTGTACACCAAAACACTTATTCTCTCAATGACTAAGGACGGGAAGGAAGTTAAGTCGAAGGATCTCGATAAGATCTGGGAACTTGCCCGCAATAAGCAAAAGTTTATTGATTATGTGACGTCTGAGGTGAAGGCTTTCATGAAGGATGCGCAGTAA
- a CDS encoding thioredoxin family protein translates to MKIEILGAGCPKCKQLFANAEEAAKELGIQVDIDKITDIDDIIGRGVMITPALAVDGKIVSSGKLLSKDDIKNILVR, encoded by the coding sequence ATGAAGATCGAAATATTGGGAGCGGGTTGTCCCAAATGCAAGCAGTTATTCGCCAACGCGGAAGAAGCGGCTAAAGAGCTGGGTATCCAGGTCGATATCGACAAGATAACGGATATAGACGATATCATCGGAAGAGGCGTCATGATAACACCGGCCCTGGCCGTCGACGGAAAGATCGTTTCATCCGGCAAGTTGCTCAGCAAGGATGATATCAAAAATATACTCGTACGGTGA